One Marinibacterium anthonyi genomic region harbors:
- the pdxK gene encoding Pyridoxine kinase, producing MRRAQPPRRILALSSQVAYGHVGLSAAVPVLQQLGCAVTALPTILLSNHPGWPHVSGRQVPVTELDAMIDALDANGWLSTHDTILTGYLPSPDHVALAARLIDRMRDRVEGLRAVVDPVLGDAPKGLYINEGAATAIRSDLVARADVLTPNAFELSWLTGLPTDAIVATAAAARSLPCHVLTTSAPAGPGRTGVLDTTPDTAILVDMPLRDSVPNGVGDVFSALVAAGDETGQALGRLKTLIEASLGADHLRIVEAAGAWTIADPL from the coding sequence ATGAGAAGGGCGCAGCCGCCACGGCGGATCCTGGCCCTGTCAAGCCAGGTGGCCTATGGTCACGTGGGGCTTTCGGCTGCCGTACCGGTCCTGCAGCAGCTGGGCTGCGCGGTGACGGCGCTGCCCACGATATTGCTGTCGAACCACCCCGGCTGGCCGCATGTGTCGGGACGTCAGGTGCCGGTGACGGAACTGGACGCGATGATCGACGCGCTGGATGCCAACGGCTGGCTTTCGACCCACGACACGATCCTCACCGGCTACCTGCCCAGCCCCGACCACGTCGCCCTGGCGGCGCGGCTGATCGACCGGATGCGCGACCGGGTCGAAGGGCTGCGCGCGGTGGTCGATCCGGTGCTGGGCGATGCGCCCAAGGGGCTTTACATAAACGAGGGCGCCGCGACGGCGATCCGATCCGACCTGGTGGCGCGTGCCGATGTCCTGACCCCGAATGCGTTCGAGCTGAGCTGGCTCACCGGTCTGCCGACCGACGCGATCGTGGCCACCGCCGCCGCCGCCCGAAGCCTGCCCTGCCACGTCCTGACCACCTCTGCCCCGGCTGGCCCGGGCCGGACCGGAGTGCTGGACACAACCCCCGATACCGCCATACTGGTCGACATGCCCCTTCGTGACAGCGTACCCAACGGAGTGGGAGACGTCTTTTCCGCCCTGGTCGCCGCCGGCGACGAAACCGGCCAGGCACTGGGACGACTCAAGACCCTGATAGAAGCCAGCCTCGGAGCGGACCATTTGCGGATCGTCGAGGCAGCAGGAGCATGGACCATTGCAGATCCGCTTTGA
- a CDS encoding transcriptional regulator FixK yields MSLDQHYTPDFGRWLMPLPDTLAERILAETRTMPIARGALIYDVGDAPDGIYRIISGVISAHSRDAAPLIGHLLGPGAWFGEGAALTRLPRVMSASALIETRLGFLPIDTIEDIGNEFPEFWRGLASLAATNTALAVQVARDLMITRPEDRVIAVLRRLAESLGRSAAIPLSQEQLADMCVLSRGAVSRILSRLEGAGKVRRGYREIWWLEE; encoded by the coding sequence ATGTCGCTAGATCAGCATTACACGCCGGATTTCGGCCGCTGGCTCATGCCGTTGCCCGACACGCTTGCCGAACGGATCCTGGCCGAGACCCGGACGATGCCGATTGCCCGCGGGGCGCTGATCTATGATGTCGGCGATGCGCCCGACGGGATCTATCGCATCATCAGCGGCGTGATCTCGGCGCACAGCAGGGATGCCGCGCCGCTGATCGGCCATCTGCTGGGCCCCGGCGCGTGGTTCGGCGAAGGCGCCGCGCTGACCCGGCTGCCGCGGGTGATGTCGGCCTCGGCCCTGATCGAGACGCGGCTGGGCTTTCTGCCCATCGACACGATCGAGGATATCGGCAACGAATTCCCGGAATTCTGGCGCGGCTTGGCCTCGCTTGCCGCCACCAACACGGCGCTGGCCGTGCAGGTCGCGCGCGATCTGATGATCACCCGGCCCGAGGATCGGGTGATCGCCGTGCTGCGGCGCCTGGCCGAAAGCCTCGGCCGGTCCGCCGCGATCCCGTTGTCGCAGGAACAGCTTGCGGACATGTGCGTGCTGTCGCGCGGGGCGGTGTCGCGGATCCTGTCGCGGCTGGAAGGCGCCGGCAAGGTGCGCCGCGGCTATCGCGAGATCTGGTGGCTGGAGGAGTGA
- a CDS encoding hypothetical protein (Bacterial transglutaminase-like N-terminal region): MAIKASIRHVTHYKYDRPVTLSPQIIRLRPAPHNRTRVISHTLRVLPEKHFVNHQQDPYGNWLARFVFPEPVLEFRIEVDLVADMTVYNPFDFFVEESAQFWPFQYPLDIAEDLSIYMTPEETGPELEMYLDGIPREKAKTVDFLVELNRQLQQDIDYIVRMEPGVQTPDETLTIGKGSCRDTSWLLVQILRHLGFAARFVSGYLIQLKPDLEALDGPSGTDHDFTDLHAWCEVYLPGAGWIGLDPTSGLLTGESHIPLAATPHYRNAAPIVGGYSAHPDTETEFDFEMTVTRVAEHPRITKPFSDESWEALDALGRKVDSYMADEDMRLTMGGEPTFVSIDDFQSAEWNTAAVGPMKRGMADDLIRRLRDRFAPGGLLHYGQGKWYPGETLPRWTFSLYWRRDGVPIWKDSEMVAREDTKTGVTAAKAGLFLKTFADQLGLDPGFVQPAFEDPVEWILKEAELPANVTPEDPKLKDPEARARIAKVFARGLTEPAGFVLPIQRWQAKAKAQRWRSELWRPRRGHLFLTPGDSPVGFRLPLGSLPYIPPNAYPYTYPTDPTVERGDLPDYLSEIEKQKADILETLARIAQEEADTLPGVTPGREQPSEKGQDNGERQDFNRQKLMPEDGRDPAGGAVRTAIAVEPRDGRLCVFMPPVEALEDYLEILARVEATAKALDLPVHVEGYTPPHDPRLNVIRVAPDPGVIEVNIHPAYTWQDCVEITNTVYEEARLCRLGADKFMIDGRHTGTGGGNHVVVGGETPNDSPFLRRPDLMRSMILFWLRHPSLSYLFSGTFIGPTSQAPRIDEARHDTLYELEIALSQIPDPHEGWPPQPWLVDRLLRNILIDVTGNTHRAEICIDKMFSPDGPTGRLGLVEFRGFEMPPDAKMSLAQQVLIRALLARFWKDPIKGKPVRWGTTLHDRFMLPHFLWEDFMDVLRDLGDHGFDMRPDWYEAQAEFRFPFAGEVEYEGAHLELRQALEPWHVLGERGAIGGTVRYTDSSVERMQVKLTTLEPDRYIVTCNQRAVPMTASGTSGTTVGGVRFKAWQPAEALHPVLPVNAPLVFDIFDTWTGRAIGGCTYHVAHPGGRNYDTFPVNTNEADARRLARFEKFGHTPGSYWPATERPHPEFPMTLDLRRAPGL, translated from the coding sequence ATGGCGATCAAGGCAAGTATCCGGCACGTCACCCACTACAAGTACGACCGCCCGGTCACGCTTTCTCCGCAGATCATCCGCCTGCGTCCTGCTCCACACAATCGCACGCGCGTCATCTCGCACACGCTGCGCGTCCTGCCCGAAAAGCATTTCGTCAATCACCAGCAGGACCCCTACGGCAACTGGCTGGCCCGGTTCGTCTTTCCCGAACCGGTGCTGGAATTCCGCATCGAAGTCGACCTCGTCGCGGACATGACGGTCTACAACCCCTTCGACTTCTTCGTCGAGGAAAGCGCCCAGTTCTGGCCCTTCCAATACCCGCTGGACATCGCCGAGGACCTGTCGATCTACATGACGCCCGAGGAGACCGGCCCCGAGCTGGAGATGTACCTGGACGGCATCCCGCGCGAGAAGGCCAAGACGGTCGATTTCCTCGTGGAGCTCAATCGCCAGCTCCAGCAGGACATCGACTATATCGTGCGCATGGAGCCGGGCGTGCAGACGCCCGACGAGACCCTGACCATCGGCAAGGGCTCGTGCCGCGACACGTCCTGGCTGCTGGTCCAGATCCTGCGCCACCTGGGCTTCGCCGCCCGCTTCGTGTCGGGCTACCTGATCCAGCTGAAACCGGATCTGGAAGCGCTGGACGGTCCTTCGGGGACCGATCACGACTTCACCGACCTGCACGCCTGGTGCGAGGTCTACCTGCCCGGCGCCGGCTGGATCGGCCTGGACCCGACCTCGGGCCTGCTGACCGGCGAAAGCCATATCCCGCTGGCCGCAACGCCGCATTACCGCAACGCCGCCCCCATCGTCGGCGGCTATTCGGCCCATCCCGACACGGAAACCGAATTCGACTTCGAGATGACGGTGACCCGGGTCGCCGAACATCCGCGTATCACCAAGCCGTTCTCGGACGAAAGCTGGGAGGCGCTGGATGCGCTTGGCCGCAAGGTCGACAGCTACATGGCCGACGAGGACATGCGCCTGACCATGGGGGGCGAGCCGACCTTCGTGTCGATCGACGATTTCCAGAGCGCCGAGTGGAACACCGCCGCCGTGGGTCCGATGAAACGGGGCATGGCCGACGACCTGATCCGCCGCCTGCGCGACCGCTTCGCGCCCGGCGGGTTGCTGCATTACGGTCAGGGCAAATGGTATCCCGGCGAGACGCTGCCGCGCTGGACCTTCTCGCTGTACTGGCGGCGCGACGGCGTGCCGATCTGGAAAGACAGCGAAATGGTCGCCCGCGAAGACACCAAGACCGGCGTCACCGCCGCCAAGGCGGGGCTGTTCCTGAAAACCTTCGCCGACCAGCTGGGGCTGGACCCCGGCTTTGTGCAGCCCGCCTTCGAAGACCCGGTCGAATGGATCCTGAAGGAAGCCGAACTGCCCGCCAACGTCACGCCCGAGGACCCCAAGCTGAAGGACCCCGAGGCACGCGCGCGCATCGCCAAGGTCTTCGCGCGCGGCCTGACCGAACCGGCGGGCTTCGTGCTGCCGATCCAGCGCTGGCAGGCCAAGGCAAAGGCGCAACGCTGGCGGTCGGAACTGTGGCGCCCCCGGCGCGGCCACCTGTTCCTGACCCCCGGCGACAGCCCGGTGGGCTTCCGCCTGCCGCTGGGCTCGCTGCCCTACATCCCGCCCAACGCCTACCCCTACACCTACCCCACCGACCCCACGGTCGAACGCGGCGACCTGCCCGATTACCTGTCGGAAATCGAGAAGCAGAAGGCCGACATCCTCGAAACCCTCGCCCGCATCGCGCAGGAAGAGGCCGACACCCTGCCCGGCGTGACCCCGGGCCGCGAACAGCCCAGCGAGAAAGGCCAGGACAACGGCGAACGCCAGGACTTCAACCGCCAGAAGCTGATGCCCGAAGATGGTCGCGACCCTGCCGGCGGCGCCGTGCGCACCGCCATCGCGGTGGAACCGCGCGACGGGCGGTTGTGCGTCTTCATGCCCCCGGTCGAGGCGCTGGAGGATTACCTGGAAATCCTTGCCCGCGTCGAGGCGACCGCCAAGGCGCTTGACCTGCCTGTCCACGTCGAAGGCTATACGCCGCCCCACGATCCGCGCCTGAACGTCATCCGCGTGGCCCCCGATCCGGGCGTGATCGAGGTCAACATCCACCCCGCCTACACCTGGCAGGATTGCGTCGAGATCACCAACACGGTCTACGAGGAAGCCCGCCTGTGCCGCCTGGGCGCCGACAAGTTCATGATCGACGGCCGACACACCGGAACGGGCGGCGGCAACCACGTGGTGGTGGGCGGCGAAACCCCCAATGACTCGCCCTTCCTGCGCCGGCCCGACCTGATGCGGTCGATGATCCTGTTCTGGCTGCGCCACCCCTCGCTCAGCTACCTCTTCTCGGGCACCTTCATCGGCCCCACGTCGCAGGCCCCCCGGATCGACGAGGCCCGCCACGACACGTTGTATGAACTCGAAATCGCGCTGTCCCAGATCCCCGATCCACACGAGGGCTGGCCGCCGCAGCCCTGGCTGGTGGACCGGCTGCTGCGCAACATCCTGATCGACGTCACCGGCAACACCCACCGGGCCGAGATCTGCATCGACAAGATGTTCTCGCCCGATGGTCCCACCGGCCGCCTGGGCCTGGTCGAATTCCGCGGCTTCGAGATGCCCCCCGACGCCAAGATGAGCCTTGCCCAGCAGGTGCTGATCCGCGCGCTGCTGGCGCGGTTCTGGAAGGACCCGATCAAGGGCAAGCCGGTGCGCTGGGGCACCACGCTGCATGACCGGTTCATGCTGCCCCATTTCCTGTGGGAAGACTTCATGGACGTGCTGCGCGACCTTGGCGACCACGGCTTCGACATGCGCCCCGACTGGTACGAGGCCCAGGCCGAGTTCCGGTTCCCCTTTGCCGGCGAGGTCGAATACGAAGGCGCCCACCTGGAACTGCGCCAGGCGCTGGAACCCTGGCACGTGCTGGGCGAACGCGGCGCCATCGGGGGCACGGTGCGCTATACCGACAGTTCCGTCGAACGCATGCAGGTCAAGCTGACCACGCTGGAACCGGACCGCTATATCGTCACCTGCAACCAGCGCGCGGTGCCGATGACGGCATCGGGCACTTCGGGGACCACCGTGGGCGGCGTGCGCTTCAAGGCCTGGCAACCGGCCGAGGCGCTGCACCCGGTGCTGCCGGTCAACGCGCCGCTGGTGTTCGACATCTTCGACACCTGGACGGGCCGGGCCATCGGCGGCTGCACCTATCACGTGGCCCATCCGGGCGGGCGCAACTACGACACCTTCCCGGTCAACACGAACGAGGCCGACGCCCGCAGGCTTGCACGCTTCGAAAAGTTCGGGCACACGCCCGGAAGCTATTGGCCCGCGACCGAGCGCCCCCATCCGGAATTCCCCATGACACTGGACCTGCGCCGCGCACCTGGGCTTTGA
- a CDS encoding Transglutaminase-like superfamily protein — protein sequence MSVLYDIRLTIRYSYQSPAGANRTVLRMQPLTGPDQRLVSGHVSIDPQPDFRDDGQDFFGNARTEVAYDGQLSEYAFRFAGRVERSFDPGEFDFSCPLDNLPREVAEVQSLVPASPHHFLGTSPRIRHCPDIAAFTRALIVPGLTTLEAVTRVSAALHHEIAFDPTATDVTTSPAEAFQARRGVCQDISHIMITALRSLGIPAGYVSGFLRTEPPEGEARLEGADAMHAWVRAWCGTEMGWVEIDPTNDMRVAEDHISVAVGRDYSDVAPVKGSLRTAGLHMTSHSVDVVPVD from the coding sequence ATGAGCGTCCTCTACGACATCCGCCTGACGATCCGCTACAGCTACCAAAGCCCGGCCGGCGCCAACCGCACGGTGCTGCGGATGCAGCCGTTGACGGGACCGGATCAGCGTCTGGTGTCGGGCCATGTTTCCATCGACCCCCAACCGGACTTTCGCGACGACGGACAGGATTTCTTCGGCAACGCCCGCACCGAGGTCGCCTACGACGGGCAGCTCAGCGAATATGCCTTCCGCTTCGCCGGTCGCGTCGAACGCAGCTTTGATCCCGGAGAGTTCGATTTCTCCTGCCCGCTCGACAACTTGCCCCGCGAGGTGGCGGAAGTCCAATCGCTGGTCCCGGCCTCGCCGCACCATTTCCTGGGCACCTCGCCCCGGATCCGCCACTGTCCCGACATCGCGGCCTTCACCCGCGCGCTGATCGTCCCGGGGCTGACCACGCTCGAAGCGGTGACCCGGGTGTCCGCCGCGCTCCACCACGAGATCGCCTTTGATCCGACGGCAACGGATGTCACCACCTCTCCGGCCGAGGCGTTCCAGGCGCGGCGCGGAGTCTGCCAGGATATCAGCCACATCATGATCACGGCGCTCAGATCCCTGGGGATTCCAGCGGGTTACGTGTCAGGCTTCCTGCGCACCGAACCGCCCGAGGGCGAAGCGCGGCTGGAAGGGGCGGATGCGATGCACGCCTGGGTGCGCGCCTGGTGCGGCACGGAAATGGGGTGGGTCGAGATCGATCCGACCAACGACATGCGCGTGGCCGAGGACCATATCAGCGTCGCCGTCGGGCGGGATTATTCGGATGTGGCGCCGGTGAAGGGCTCGCTGAGGACGGCCGGGCTGCACATGACCAGCCACAGCGTGGACGTGGTGCCGGTGGACTGA
- the kynB_1 gene encoding Kynurenine formamidase: MPRRFVDLSVPLETGIASDPPMMLPRIEYLSHDQTADQITSFFPGLTADDLPGGEGWAVERLEISTHNGTHVDAPYHYHSTMDGGQRAITIDEVPLDWCFGPGVKLDFRGLPDGHVVTASQVEAELARIGHTLRPLDIVLVNTAAGARYGQPDFLARGCGMGREATNYLTDHGVRMVGTDAWSWDAPFTHTARAYAETGDAALIWEGHRAGMDRGYCQIEKLANLDQLPATGFLVSAFPFKIRAASAGFTRAVAILDD; this comes from the coding sequence ATGCCCCGCCGCTTCGTCGACCTCTCCGTTCCGCTGGAAACGGGCATCGCCTCGGACCCGCCGATGATGCTGCCCCGGATCGAATATCTGTCCCATGACCAGACGGCGGACCAGATCACGTCTTTCTTTCCCGGCCTCACGGCCGACGACCTTCCGGGCGGCGAAGGCTGGGCGGTCGAACGGCTGGAAATCTCCACCCACAACGGCACCCATGTCGACGCGCCGTACCATTACCATTCCACCATGGACGGCGGGCAGCGCGCGATCACCATCGACGAGGTCCCGCTTGACTGGTGCTTCGGCCCCGGCGTCAAACTCGACTTCCGCGGCTTGCCCGACGGGCACGTCGTCACCGCCTCCCAGGTCGAGGCCGAACTCGCCCGCATCGGCCACACCCTGCGCCCGCTCGACATCGTCCTGGTCAACACCGCCGCCGGCGCCCGCTATGGCCAGCCCGACTTCCTGGCCCGCGGCTGCGGCATGGGCCGCGAAGCGACCAATTACCTCACCGACCACGGCGTGCGCATGGTCGGCACCGACGCCTGGTCCTGGGACGCCCCCTTCACCCACACCGCGCGGGCCTACGCCGAAACCGGCGACGCCGCGCTGATCTGGGAAGGCCACCGCGCCGGCATGGACCGCGGCTATTGCCAGATCGAAAAACTCGCCAACCTCGATCAGCTTCCCGCCACCGGCTTCCTGGTCTCCGCCTTCCCCTTCAAGATCCGCGCCGCCTCGGCCGGCTTCACCCGCGCCGTGGCGATCTTGGACGACTGA
- a CDS encoding Cytochrome P450-pinF1, plant-inducible, whose protein sequence is MADTTHTRLGPKDLPLFARRAPGVSDLDHVRAQWAQGPIARDSVGIVHTFPQRMLFAILSDDVTRQIETETLVARGIKAPPAWDFFSHSLLTSNGDAHKRRRGALARTFAFPLMRALRPQIRDTVDALLADAARSGPQVDVLTQIAGPLPARVIADVLGVPPAEARHFAELVYSAIRVLQNRDAQVLADAVTDLQDLNAYVCDLIARHRADPRDDFLSRFVRDAGDTLDETEIRVQIVTVIFGGSDTTRAQLAMALRRLLDHPSQWAMLCADPECWAAPAVEEALRYDPVVGGLGRVAIRDFTLDDVHIPRGTILSPNLVAALRDPDVYADPDRFDITRTDHPRHTPALGAGPHRCLGEALARVELEEALKALATTWPSMSMIGDPPDLKGLSGTRGVSPMTLSITG, encoded by the coding sequence ATGGCGGACACGACACACACCCGGCTGGGCCCGAAGGACCTGCCGCTCTTTGCCAGACGCGCGCCCGGGGTCAGCGACCTCGACCACGTGCGCGCCCAATGGGCGCAGGGCCCCATCGCCCGCGACAGCGTCGGCATCGTCCACACCTTCCCGCAGCGGATGCTTTTCGCCATCCTCAGCGACGACGTGACCCGCCAGATCGAAACCGAAACCCTCGTGGCGCGTGGGATCAAGGCACCCCCGGCGTGGGACTTCTTCTCCCATTCGCTGCTCACCTCCAACGGCGATGCGCACAAGCGCCGCCGCGGCGCGCTTGCCCGCACCTTCGCCTTCCCCCTCATGCGCGCCCTGCGCCCGCAAATCCGCGACACGGTCGATGCGCTTCTGGCCGATGCCGCCCGGTCCGGCCCGCAGGTCGATGTCCTGACCCAGATCGCCGGCCCCCTCCCGGCCCGCGTCATCGCCGACGTCCTGGGCGTGCCCCCGGCCGAAGCCCGCCATTTCGCCGAACTGGTCTATTCCGCCATCCGCGTCCTGCAGAACCGCGACGCCCAGGTGCTGGCCGACGCCGTCACCGACCTGCAGGACCTCAACGCCTATGTCTGCGACCTGATCGCCCGCCACCGCGCCGACCCGCGCGACGATTTCCTGTCCCGCTTCGTGCGCGATGCCGGCGACACCCTGGATGAAACCGAAATCCGCGTGCAGATCGTCACCGTGATCTTCGGCGGCTCCGACACCACCCGCGCCCAGCTCGCCATGGCGCTGCGCCGCCTGCTCGATCACCCCTCCCAATGGGCCATGCTGTGCGCCGACCCCGAATGCTGGGCCGCCCCCGCGGTCGAAGAAGCGCTCCGCTACGACCCCGTCGTCGGCGGCCTGGGCCGCGTGGCGATCCGCGATTTCACCCTCGACGACGTGCACATCCCCAGGGGCACGATCCTGTCGCCGAACCTCGTCGCCGCCCTGCGCGATCCCGACGTGTATGCCGACCCCGACCGCTTCGACATTACCCGCACCGACCACCCCCGCCACACCCCGGCCCTTGGCGCCGGCCCCCACCGCTGCCTGGGCGAAGCCCTCGCCCGCGTCGAACTGGAAGAAGCCCTGAAGGCGCTGGCCACCACCTGGCCTTCCATGTCGATGATCGGCGATCCGCCCGACCTCAAGGGGCTGTCGGGGACGCGGGGCGTGTCGCCCATGACGCTGTCGATCACCGGCTGA
- the yfkN_3 gene encoding Trifunctional nucleotide phosphoesterase protein YfkN precursor yields MRTSYVALASAFLSIGALPAAADYALTILHTNDFHSRFEPISKYDSGCSAEDNTEGKCFGGSARLVTAVEEARARSDNSILVDGGDQFQGTLFYTYYKGKAAAEMMNKLGYDAMTVGNHEFDDGPEVLRGFMDAVDFPVLMSNADVSGEEMLADTLMKSTVIEKNGEKIGLIGLTPQDTDELASPGPNVTFTDPVAAVQGEVDKLTAEGVNKIIVLSHSGYGVDKRVAAETTGVDVIVGGHTNTFLSNTADNAEGPYPTMVNDTAIVSAYAYGKFLGELNVVFDDDGKIVSATGEPIIMDAAVTEDAATVSRIAELAKPLEEVRQKVVAETATEIVGVREECRSTECAMGNLIADAMLDRVKDQGIEIAIENGGGIRASIDAGPVTMGEVLTVLPFQNTLSTFQVTGAVLTEALENGLSQLEEGAGRFPQVAGMTYVFDPAAEPGSRVVSVMVGDAPLDMEKTYGVVSNNYVRNGGDGYKMFIDAENAYDFGPDLADVTAEYLAANSPYTPYKDGRISVK; encoded by the coding sequence ATGCGCACGTCTTACGTGGCCCTGGCCAGTGCCTTTCTGTCGATCGGTGCGCTGCCCGCAGCGGCCGACTACGCTTTGACCATTCTTCACACCAACGATTTCCATTCGCGTTTCGAACCCATCAGCAAGTACGACAGCGGCTGTTCCGCCGAGGACAATACCGAGGGCAAGTGCTTTGGCGGTTCCGCCCGCCTGGTGACCGCCGTGGAAGAGGCGCGCGCGCGGTCGGACAATTCGATCCTGGTGGATGGTGGCGACCAGTTCCAGGGCACGCTGTTCTACACCTATTACAAGGGCAAGGCCGCGGCCGAGATGATGAACAAGCTCGGCTATGACGCGATGACCGTGGGCAACCACGAATTCGACGACGGCCCCGAAGTCCTGCGCGGCTTCATGGATGCGGTCGACTTCCCGGTGCTGATGTCCAACGCCGATGTCTCGGGCGAAGAGATGCTGGCCGATACGCTGATGAAATCGACCGTGATCGAGAAGAACGGCGAAAAGATCGGACTGATCGGCCTGACGCCCCAGGATACCGACGAACTGGCCAGCCCTGGGCCCAATGTCACCTTCACCGACCCGGTCGCGGCCGTGCAGGGCGAAGTCGACAAGCTGACCGCCGAGGGCGTCAACAAGATCATCGTGCTCAGCCATTCGGGCTATGGCGTCGACAAGCGTGTCGCGGCCGAAACCACCGGCGTCGACGTGATCGTGGGCGGGCACACCAACACCTTCCTGTCCAACACCGCCGACAATGCCGAAGGCCCGTACCCGACCATGGTGAACGACACCGCGATCGTGTCGGCCTATGCCTACGGCAAGTTCCTGGGCGAACTGAACGTGGTCTTCGATGACGACGGCAAGATCGTCTCGGCCACGGGCGAGCCGATCATCATGGACGCCGCCGTCACCGAGGACGCGGCCACCGTGTCGCGCATCGCCGAACTGGCCAAGCCGCTTGAAGAGGTCCGCCAGAAGGTCGTCGCCGAAACCGCGACCGAAATCGTCGGCGTGCGCGAGGAATGCCGGTCCACCGAATGCGCCATGGGCAACCTGATCGCCGACGCCATGCTGGACCGCGTCAAGGACCAGGGCATCGAGATCGCCATCGAAAACGGCGGCGGCATCCGCGCGTCCATCGACGCGGGCCCCGTGACCATGGGCGAAGTGCTGACCGTGCTGCCGTTCCAGAATACGCTTTCGACCTTCCAGGTCACCGGCGCGGTGCTGACCGAAGCGCTTGAAAACGGCCTGTCGCAGCTCGAAGAAGGCGCCGGCCGCTTCCCGCAGGTCGCGGGCATGACCTATGTCTTCGATCCCGCCGCCGAACCGGGCAGCCGCGTGGTGTCGGTCATGGTGGGCGATGCGCCGCTGGACATGGAAAAGACCTACGGCGTGGTGTCCAACAACTACGTCCGCAATGGCGGCGACGGCTACAAGATGTTCATCGACGCCGAAAACGCCTATGACTTCGGCCCCGACCTGGCCGACGTGACGGCGGAATACCTTGCCGCGAATTCGCCCTACACGCCCTACAAGGACGGCCGGATTTCCGTGAAGTGA
- the kstR_1 gene encoding HTH-type transcriptional repressor KstR, whose product MTEARKSIGARRNPETEAAILDAAAAILSEKGFDGLTMEAVARRARAGKATLYRWWPTRGALLMAAYHRQKPFDGYPDTGTLQGDVSEVLRLLFAHWSRPEGRMFRHIIAAAQADPDVLEALQAYREDRLDALEEIFDRAARRGELSGDVPVRDMGRAVMGLAWLHQLTGQLDCDTGPMAHALLRSWVQ is encoded by the coding sequence ATGACCGAAGCCCGCAAATCCATCGGCGCCCGGCGCAACCCCGAGACCGAGGCGGCCATCCTGGACGCGGCCGCCGCGATCCTGTCCGAAAAGGGGTTCGACGGGCTGACGATGGAGGCCGTGGCGCGGCGCGCGCGGGCCGGCAAGGCAACGCTGTACCGCTGGTGGCCGACGCGCGGTGCGCTGCTGATGGCCGCCTATCACCGCCAGAAACCCTTTGACGGCTACCCCGACACCGGCACGCTTCAGGGGGATGTGAGCGAGGTACTGCGCCTGCTTTTCGCGCATTGGTCCCGCCCCGAGGGCCGGATGTTCCGCCACATCATCGCCGCCGCCCAGGCCGACCCCGACGTGCTCGAGGCGCTGCAGGCCTACCGCGAGGACCGGCTGGATGCGCTGGAAGAGATTTTCGACCGTGCGGCGCGGCGCGGCGAGCTGTCGGGCGACGTGCCGGTCCGCGACATGGGGCGTGCGGTGATGGGCCTGGCCTGGCTGCACCAGCTGACCGGGCAGCTGGATTGCGACACCGGGCCCATGGCGCATGCGCTGCTGCGGTCCTGGGTGCAATAG